The Coffea arabica cultivar ET-39 chromosome 4e, Coffea Arabica ET-39 HiFi, whole genome shotgun sequence genome includes a window with the following:
- the LOC113741801 gene encoding uncharacterized protein isoform X1 yields MEDSGAILCQISSLKDMLDHVNEEIEKNIQITRDIESEIVKCGEIETALIARELELMRTAYMLQLEIHSLKIVTDDSTSSVKVLENEICCLRMKKNEIKRRMNSKRLFLFVYREQFMVVCLDFQEEISKRENDRALVLLEEKQVLENEIDDLNKKNNALKNSMMAFMEDIVEDLQGSISALQVEIQARNFENDKMLKDIEELKATLLSAISFGS; encoded by the exons ATGGAGGATTCAGGTGCAATTCTCTGTCAGATCTCCTCTCTCAAGGATATGCTTGATCAT GTGAACGAAGAAATCGAGAAGAATATTCAGATCACCAGAGACATCGAATCGGAGATCGTCAAGTGCGGAGAAATCGAGACCGCTTTAATTGCTCGAGAGCTCGAATTGATGAGAACGGCGTACATGTTACAGCTCGAAATCCACAGCCTGAAGATTGTCACAG ATGATTCGACAAGCTCAGTGAAAGTATTGGAAAATGAGATATGCTGTCTCAGAATGAAGAAAAACGAGATAAAGAGAAGAATGAACAGCAAGCG ACTTTTTCTGTTTGTGTACAGGGAACAATTCATGGTTGTATGCCTAGATTTTCAGGAAGAAATCAGCAAGCGAGAAAATGATAGAGCTTTGGTATTGCTGGAGGAGAAACAAGTGCtagaaaatgaaattgatgatttgaaTAAGAAGAATAACGCTCTGAAAAACTCAATGATGGCATTCATGGAAGATATAGTTGAAGATCTTCAGGGTTCTATATCTG CTTTACAAGTTGAGATTCAGGCTAGAAACTTTGAGAATGACAAAATGCTCAAGGATATTGAGGAGTTAAAAGCAACTCTGCTATCAGCAATTTCTTTTGGGTCTTGA
- the LOC113741801 gene encoding uncharacterized protein isoform X2 has product MEDSGAILCQISSLKDMLDHVNEEIEKNIQITRDIESEIVKCGEIETALIARELELMRTAYMLQLEIHSLKIVTDDSTSSVKVLENEICCLRMKKNEIKRRMNSKREQFMVVCLDFQEEISKRENDRALVLLEEKQVLENEIDDLNKKNNALKNSMMAFMEDIVEDLQGSISALQVEIQARNFENDKMLKDIEELKATLLSAISFGS; this is encoded by the exons ATGGAGGATTCAGGTGCAATTCTCTGTCAGATCTCCTCTCTCAAGGATATGCTTGATCAT GTGAACGAAGAAATCGAGAAGAATATTCAGATCACCAGAGACATCGAATCGGAGATCGTCAAGTGCGGAGAAATCGAGACCGCTTTAATTGCTCGAGAGCTCGAATTGATGAGAACGGCGTACATGTTACAGCTCGAAATCCACAGCCTGAAGATTGTCACAG ATGATTCGACAAGCTCAGTGAAAGTATTGGAAAATGAGATATGCTGTCTCAGAATGAAGAAAAACGAGATAAAGAGAAGAATGAACAGCAAGCG GGAACAATTCATGGTTGTATGCCTAGATTTTCAGGAAGAAATCAGCAAGCGAGAAAATGATAGAGCTTTGGTATTGCTGGAGGAGAAACAAGTGCtagaaaatgaaattgatgatttgaaTAAGAAGAATAACGCTCTGAAAAACTCAATGATGGCATTCATGGAAGATATAGTTGAAGATCTTCAGGGTTCTATATCTG CTTTACAAGTTGAGATTCAGGCTAGAAACTTTGAGAATGACAAAATGCTCAAGGATATTGAGGAGTTAAAAGCAACTCTGCTATCAGCAATTTCTTTTGGGTCTTGA